In Cryptococcus neoformans var. neoformans JEC21 chromosome 5 sequence, one genomic interval encodes:
- a CDS encoding expressed protein: MNPSNPQTKFYSDLFRAQQSQAQFIPNSGNSNTYTYGATPLPSSAGQMPMVNNPDLAMIARQGYLQQQQRLAQMGQMGVPNMMPPQGGTPQQGQPPVYMGIAPEMREKQAMEAAARETMLREKAMRDAALHEAAKKRARTKPTPAQQAIARQPGAFQPPISNEQYLKSALTGPPSAPSAVPAASVPGPAAEPIEPWADPLDELDPRELAMARFRKRHEVINEVFGPETVKEIVTAGDWDSWEEMEEKRLQQQVEQLEKEVEELEKTMEGNIEAFKERLEDIESGEVASNA, encoded by the exons ATGAACCCCTCCAATCCCCAAACAAAATTCTACTCAGACCTATTCCGCGCGCAGCAGTCCCAAGCCCAATTCATCCCAAACTCAGGCAACTCAAACACCTACACCTATGGCGCGAccccccttccttcatctgctGGCCAGATGCCCATGGTAAACAATCCAGACCTCGCCATGATTGCGAGACAGGGGTATcttcagcagcaacaacgGCTTGCGCAGATGGGTCAGATGGGCGTCCCCAACATGATGCCTCCTCAAGGAGGAACGCCTCAACAGGGACAGCCCCCCGTTTATATGGGCATCGCTCcggagatgagagaaaagCAAGCTATGGAAGCTGCCGCTAGAGAAACCATGTTGAGAGAAAAAGCTATGAGGGACGCTGCATTGCATGAAGCAGCTAAGAAGAGGGCTCGA ACCAAACCGACACCAGCGCAGCAAGCAATTGCGCGCCAACCAGGCGCATTCCAGCCACCAATATCAAACGAACAATATCTCAAATCTGCCCTCACTGGCCCGCCTTCTGCTCCATCAGCCGTGCCTGCCGCGTCCGTACCAGGACCAGCGGCCGAACCAATAGAGCCATGGGCCGACCCATTGGATGAGCTTGATCCGCGTGAACTTGCCATGGCAAGATTCAGGAAAAGACACGAGGTCATCAATGAAGTGTTTGGACCGGAGACTGTGAAGGAAATCGTTACAGCGGGTGATTGGGATTCttgggaagaaatggaagaaaaaaggctTCAACAACAGGTCGAGCAGCTTGAAAAAGAAGTAGAGGAGCTCGAGAAAACAATGGAGGGCAATATTGAGGCGTTCAAAGAGAGGCTAGAAGATATCGAGTCCGGCGAGGTTGCTAGTAATGCTTGA
- a CDS encoding uracil phosphoribosyltransferase, putative — protein MSKVNISNHPLVLSKLTQLRLHDLPPKDFREGIRTIGSMLIYEAARDLPLRDVPDLRSPIAPFTGQTIPLRIGLSPILRAGIGLTDAALESFPEATVLHLGLFRDKVSLQAIEYYSKLPSQVTADLVFLLDPLIATGGTAIAALNMLTEWGLEQSQIKVVSVLGSKLGVKNVQDEFPNVEIYIAAVDDELTDKGYISPGLGDAGDKLFNTFAH, from the exons ATGTCCAAGGTCAATATCTCCAACCATCCTCTGGTCCTCTCAAAGCTTACCCAGCTAAGGCTTCATGACCTTCCTCCCAAAGACTTTCGTGAGGGGATCAGAACTATTGG CTCAATGCTCATTTACGAAGCCGCTCGTGATCTCCCCCTACGAGATGTGCCCGAT CTTCGATCCCCTATCGCTCCCTTCACAGGCCAGACCATCCCTTTGCGCATTGGCCTCTCTCCCATTTTGCGAGCCGGTATTGGATTAACCGATG CTGCGCTTGAAAGCTTCCCTGAAGCCACTGTGCTCCATCTTGGCCTCTTCCGAGATAAAGTGTCATTGCAAGCTATCGA ATACTATTCAAAGCTTCCCTCTCAGGTCACCGCCGACCTCGTATTCCTCCTTGATC CCTTGATTGCCACTGGAGGGACTGCTATCGCTGCCTTGAACATGCTCACCGAATGGGGGCTTGAGCAATCTCAGATCAAGGTCGTTTCAGTCCTTGGCTCAAAGTTGGGAGTAAAGAATGTGCAAGATGAATTTCCCAATGTAGAG ATCTATATCGCCGCCGTCGATGACGAGCTTACCGACAAAGGCTACATCTCTCCCGGACTCGGTGATGCC GGCGACAAATTGTTCAACACCTTTGCTCATTAG